The DNA window CACCTGGGAGACCGACGACATTGCCCTGCAGAACATCCAGGCCCGCGTCCGAGCGCCGGGGGTGTGGATGCTGGCGAATGTGAAAGGGGCCCTGCTGCTGGCGACGAGCAACCGCAGCGAAGCGGCCGTTGGCTACGCCACCATGGACGGCGACACGTGCGGCGGGCTGTCGCCGATCGCCGGTATCGACAAGAACTTTTTGCGGCAATGGCTGCGCTGGATGCAGGTGCAAGGTCCGCTGGGAGTGGGACCGCTGGCGGCGCTCAAGGCGGTAAACGACCAGCAGCCGACGGCCGAGCTGCGTCCCCAGGCGGCCGAACAGACCGACGAAGGCGACCTGATGCCGTACCACATCCTGGATGTGATCGAGCGTCTGGGCATCCGCGACAAGCTGACGCCGGTGGAGATTTTTCGCAGTCTCCGGCCGCGGTTTCCCGATGTCAGTCCGCGGCAACTGGGCGCCTGGGTGGAGCGGTTCGCCCGGCTGTGGTGCCGGAACCAGTGGAAGCGGGAGCGTTACGCGCCGTCTTTCCATCTGGACGATGAGAACCTGGACCCCAAAACCTGGTGCCGTTTTCCCATCTTGTCCGGCGGTTATGAACGGGAGATTGCCGAGCTGCGGCAATATCTAAAGGAGCAGCACCCGGAGGGTTGAGCATGCGGAAAACGACGAACACAGAATCACAAAGTAATTCTGTTTTCGTCCCGCAGGCAAAGGCGCCCAGATCGACCCGGCTTATTCGACCGGCTGGACCGACGAGCGGAAGGGCTGGCTGGCGCGGTACAGCTTCATGATTTCTTCCTCGGTCGTCCGGTCGTCGCCGGTGGTCATGTCGATCACCCGTTGCTGGAACTCGACCGCATGTTTGAAGTCGTTCAGTTCGGCGTAGGAAGCGGCCAGGGCTTTGATGTCGCTGGCGACCTTGTACTGTCGCAACTGGCAGGCGGCGGCTGCTGCGGCGAAGGCCTCTTTGCCGTCGCGAATGTCGTCGTCGGCACAGGTCGACAGCAGCCAGGCTTTATTCTGCAGCGCCATGGCGTACTTCGGTTCAATTTTAATCGCCGCTTCGTAATCGGCGAGCGCCTCTTTGTATTGACGCATTAAAAAGTGGTTGTAGCCACGATTGTTGTAGGAAAGCGAGTCCTGCGGGTTCAACTTGATCATCTGGGTGAAATCTTTGACGGCCGCTTCGTGGTCGCCTTTGAGGAAACAGACGAAACCGCGGCTGCTGAGCGCGGCCTGGTGTCCCGGTTCGATCTCCAGGGCGCGCGTAAAGTCGTCGATCGCGCTATCCCAGTCCTCCTTGTGCCGGAAGGCCACGCCCCGTTCCACATAGTAGCGGGCGTTTTTGGCGCGGGTTTCGATCAGCTGGTCGTAAATGTCGATCGCGCCGTCGTAATCTTTTTTCCCCATCAGGGCGTTGGCCAGATTCACGCGGGCCAGCTCAAAATCGCTCTTGAGTTTGATCGCCGCACGGAAGTCGGCAATTGCTTCGTCGAATTTGTTGATCGAAGCGTAGTACACGCCGCGAGCCATCAGGGTCGGAGCGGACTGCCCTTTTTCCAGGTCCAGGGCTTTGGTGCAATCGGCAATGGCGTTATCCACCTGACCGGCCGCAGAAAAAGCGCTAGCGCGGGCCACGAATAAACCCGAGTCTTCCGAAGCTTCGCGAATCATGTCGGTATACAAGGGCGCCGATTCGGCGAGCGGGATCACAAAATCGCGTCGTACCTGGGCCCGCTGTTTATTGAGCGTGCGAACGACAATCGAGCCGCCGGTTTCACTTTCCAGCGTGAGCACATCGCCACGGTGCGCGAAGACCTTGCCCATGATTTTCAAGTCAGCCTTGGCGACCACCCCGTCCTGGAACGATTGCCCCCAGGCATTCCAGGAGACGAGACTCGCCAGCAGGAAAGCGAACGACAAGGACGCGGATCGGATCATCGATATTACCTTTGAAACGGGGAAAGCACCTTCGGGCTGCAGCGCTCGCGCTCCCCCGGATTGCTTGTAAGTTTTCCGGGCCTGACGCCTTCATAGCGACACGCCAGACGTCGCAACGACGGGCCGGTGCATCCTGCTCCGGCCGTTACCTGCTGCAGAATCCGCAGAGGGAATTCTGAGGGGCAACGGTGGAATATTTGACAGCACAAACAGAACTTATCACGCAGATCGGCGCGACGCCATTCTTCCCATACTATTGTGGGCCGCTTGACGTTTGTCGAGCCCTGATTAAACGATTGGGGCGAATGGGTAGAATGGGGTGAGGTGCGGATGCAGTGCCCTGGGGTTTTTCAGGCTCACAAGTTTTTGAAGGATTTGTTCTTTTCATCCAGGATTGAGTGTTGAGAATAAGCCCCCAAGCTGTGCAATTATGCAACAGGTGTTGCATAATTGAGCGTTCAATTTTGCAACAGCGCAAAAAAAACAGGCGAGTCGAATTGTCCCGAAGGACGCTGCGACTCGCCTGTCAGTGAGGTCTTCTGCCAGAAAACCTCACAGTTTTCCCTGTTCCAGAACCTCTTCTCGAACCGGGTTGCCTCTCACCTTCTTCACTGTTTCCTCGAGGAATTGCAGTCAATTCTTTGGATTACCTGGGTTTTTCTGTTGATTATCGCAATGCGATTCTCATCAAAACCCCCAGGCATCCGGTTCGCCTCTTCACAACAAACCGGCCCCGCGAATTGCCTCTGCTCTGTTCCGACCCCGTAGCTTGCCAGGTGAGGGGCTTACTTCGACATCTGTTCGAACCATTTAAATGCAAGTCGCGTGCCAGACAGTTTGATTGTGGGGAGAAAAAAACGATCTCCAGCAAGCGACGGGCCAGGCGGCTGCAGGCGAGCCTCTCGACCGTGGGGCGAAGGGCGCGGTAGGTTGCATCTTTCCTGTGTCTGGCATGAGGCCTGACGGCCGCGTTTTCTTCCCTGGAGAAGCCTCCGCTACCGTGTTACGCGTTTTAATGGAAATCCAGCGCCGAACAGGCCGCTGGATCCTGGCTCGTGAGCCGCTGGTGCTGACCTGTTTGCTGGTGCTGGCTGCGGCTGGCTGGGCCTTCGTGGAACTGGCCGACGAAGTGCTGGAAGGGGACGCCCTGCACTTTGACGAGCAGATTGTGCTGGCGATGCGGAACCCCGACGATCTGTCGCAAACGATCGGACCGCCCTGGGTGCAGGAGATGGGCCGGGACGCTACAGCTTTGGGCGGCGTCGGCTGGCTGGTGTTCTGTACGGCGTCGGTCGTGGGGTTCTTGCTGCTCGATCAAAAGTACCGCATGGCGGTGTTTGTGGCGGGGGCCGTCAGCAGCGGTTGGATGCTGGCTTACCTGCTCAAGGCGTTCATCGCCCGGCCTCGACCAGAGATCGTGCCGCATTTGTCGCATGTCTTTACGAGCAGTTTTCCCAGCGGGCATTCGATGCTGTCGGCGATCGTTTATCTCACGCTCGGCTCCCTGGCCGCCGCCGCCATGCGTCGCCCCCGGCTGAAGATTTATGTCCTGTGTCTGGCGGTGATCGTCACGTTGCTGGTCGGGGTTAGTCGCGTTTATCTGGGCGTGCATTACCCGACCGACGTCCTGGCAGGCTGGGCCGCCGGTACGTTCTGGGCGCTGCTTTGCTGGCTGATCGCGCGCTGGCTGCAGCAACACGGCGGCGTCGAGCCGGAGCCGCTGGAGCGGGAACCGCAAGAACGAGAGCAGTAAGAACGAGAGCAGTAAGAACAGGAACCGCAAAGGCCCTGACAGTAGGGCTCGCATTGAATTGAGGGCTCAGGGCTCGCGCTGAATGCGTTCTTCGCGATACAAGGTGAAGCCGCGCTTCTGGTAGTTGGGCAGGGCGGCCGGATGGTCGAGCGAACAGGTATGCAGCCAGACCCGGCTCGGCTGGTAGCTCCAGGCGCGGGCGAGCGTCCATTCCAGCAGCGAACGTCCCAGCCCCTGGCCGATACGTTCCGGCATCAGGCCGAACTGGACGATTTCCACTTCGTTCGGCTGGCGGCGATCGAATTCAACCATGCCGGCGGGAACGCCCTGGCAATACAGCACGAACAGTTCGTTGCGCGGATCTCCCAGCAGCACAGCGAGGTCGGCGTCGGACAGCTTCCGCCGACTCAGCCACTGGTAGTCGCCGCCGATCGCGTGATAGAGAAAACGATAAAAAGGGACGGGCGGATCGATGGCCCGCTCCACGCGAGTCTCCTCCGGCAGCGGACGTCCGGCGGTTTCCGGCGGAGCGGTCATCTGCAGGTAATAGACGGTCGC is part of the Lignipirellula cremea genome and encodes:
- a CDS encoding tetratricopeptide repeat protein, which gives rise to MIRSASLSFAFLLASLVSWNAWGQSFQDGVVAKADLKIMGKVFAHRGDVLTLESETGGSIVVRTLNKQRAQVRRDFVIPLAESAPLYTDMIREASEDSGLFVARASAFSAAGQVDNAIADCTKALDLEKGQSAPTLMARGVYYASINKFDEAIADFRAAIKLKSDFELARVNLANALMGKKDYDGAIDIYDQLIETRAKNARYYVERGVAFRHKEDWDSAIDDFTRALEIEPGHQAALSSRGFVCFLKGDHEAAVKDFTQMIKLNPQDSLSYNNRGYNHFLMRQYKEALADYEAAIKIEPKYAMALQNKAWLLSTCADDDIRDGKEAFAAAAAACQLRQYKVASDIKALAASYAELNDFKHAVEFQQRVIDMTTGDDRTTEEEIMKLYRASQPFRSSVQPVE
- a CDS encoding phosphatase PAP2 family protein; this translates as MLRVLMEIQRRTGRWILAREPLVLTCLLVLAAAGWAFVELADEVLEGDALHFDEQIVLAMRNPDDLSQTIGPPWVQEMGRDATALGGVGWLVFCTASVVGFLLLDQKYRMAVFVAGAVSSGWMLAYLLKAFIARPRPEIVPHLSHVFTSSFPSGHSMLSAIVYLTLGSLAAAAMRRPRLKIYVLCLAVIVTLLVGVSRVYLGVHYPTDVLAGWAAGTFWALLCWLIARWLQQHGGVEPEPLEREPQEREQ
- a CDS encoding GNAT family N-acetyltransferase, giving the protein MSQIEATVYYLQMTAPPETAGRPLPEETRVERAIDPPVPFYRFLYHAIGGDYQWLSRRKLSDADLAVLLGDPRNELFVLYCQGVPAGMVEFDRRQPNEVEIVQFGLMPERIGQGLGRSLLEWTLARAWSYQPSRVWLHTCSLDHPAALPNYQKRGFTLYREERIQREP